In uncultured Desulfuromonas sp., the genomic stretch ATCTGTAACCGGTGAAGAAACTGTCTTTACGTACCGTAGTGCTTGTTGTTTTGTTGTTGGGGGTTGTCCTCAATGTTGCCTTGGCTTTGCGTGTTTATCAACGTAACCGTCATATTGACAGCTCCACGACTTCGCGTTCTCAACAAAGCTCAGAGGCTTCCGGCTCACTGGTTAAGGATCTCAATGCCTTACTGAGTCCGCCTACTTTTCGTCATACTGTCTATGAGGGCATTGAGAATCGTAACCTGTTTTCTCAGACCCGTACTGCTTGGAAACCGCCAATTGATGAAGATGAAGAACCGGAGGAAACATTCAGCAAAGCCCGTCGAACAGACGTCGTGCTCTATGGAACCTATCTGTCCCAGGGGCGTCTCAGGGCACTGGTGGAGTTTCCCCATTTGGAAGAAAAGTTACGTCGCCAGCGTCTTTTTGCCGGTGAACAGGTGACCAGTAACGCTAAAAAAAAGAAATCCTATACGATTGTCAGTGTTAAGGACGACAGTATTACGGTAAAAGATCAAAATGCCGTGGTGTTTCGTGTCGGCCTCTACGATGCGAAAAAGAAACCACATCGTTCAGCCGCTGTGGCGAAAACATCGATCACGGTTGAAAAAGACGATAGGAACGAGGGTGGTTCCTCCGTTGTTGCCGGAAAATCGCGTGCAGAATCTGCCGCAGAAGTGGTGCATCAACGCCAGGCGAAAGCGCGTCAGGAACAGATGATTAAATCTGGTGAATTGCGTAAAGTAACGACCCCCTTCGGAACGGCCTATGTCAAAAGTCCTGCGACAAAAAAAGAAGAAAAATAACGTATGAATTCGTTCGAAAAGGTCGATGTGTCCATGAATGATTTGATCCCCCGCTTGTTGCACAACACGCTGACAGTTGTGTGTTGTACCCTGATTTTGACATTGCTCTCATCCTGTTCGTTGTTGAAACCGACGGCACGTGATCTGGCCTCGGCTCCGTTGTTGGAGATCGAAAAACCGCAGACTAAAAAAGTTCGGGACGCTGCAATTTCAGGAGAAGATCAAGGACGAGCCGAAAATGAGTCTCTGGAGAAGTTGCAGCAGGATATGAAAACTCTGGAGGAGCGTGAAGAGGCATTCAATTACAAACTGACCACAATGATGCGAAGCAACGCCGTGCCGACATCGTTTGAGCAATCGCCACAGGGTTCCTCACTAAAGCGCGTCACTGGTCGTCAGGAGATCGCCTGCCATTTCGACAATGCCGATTTACTCGAAGTGGTTCGCTTGTTTATGCAGGAATACCTTAACGCGGATTTTTTGATCTATCCTGGTGTTGAAGGATCCGTAACCATGGAGGTTGAGCGCTCCATGACGATGGATGAAATCCGTCACCTTCTCGATGGGGTGCTGCAGATCAATCGTATGACGATGTTCTATCAGGATGATCGCTGGCATATTATGCCTTTGGAAGAGGCCCCCATCGCCCTTGGTCAGGAGCGCCTGTTACTGCCTGGAGCCGATCATGTTGTTCGTGGACAGATCATTCAAGCCTACACTTTGCGTTATATCACGGCTTCTGAACTGGTGAAAGTAATCGCTCCTTATCTGACCAAAGGGGCCCAAGTTTATGCCCACGAGTCCAGCGGTGTGTTGCTGGTGTGTGATTATCCCCATGTGCAGGCCAAAATTGACAAGTTGATTCAGCTCTTTGATGTTGGTCCGTTTGCCGGTACCCATATGAAGGTATTCTGGCCCCAATATGTGCTTGCCGATGAACTGGTTAAGGAGCTGGATGCTCTGGCAGAAAGTGTTTCCTTGGCCGCTGGAACTGACACAAGTGCCAACAGTAGCCTGTCTTTTGTCGCTATGCCGCGATTGAATCTTCTTCTGGCTATGTCGCGAGACTCTGAATCGCTGGAGTTTGTCGACCTGTGGGTCAACGAGCTTGATCGCGAGATTCCAACCGTGCTTCAACAGAACCAGGAAGAGGGTATTTATATTTACTCCGTTAAAAACGGTATGGCCACAGATATTGTCACTGTTCTTGAGGGATTGTTTGGTGAGGGAAATACCACGGCAGCAGCTGACTCAAAAGGTAAAGACGAAAACCTGCCAAGCGGTGTGCAACTCACCCGCTTGAGCAGTGGTATTGATAAGAATAAAACCACGCAAAAAACTGCTGGCCCAGGTGCCGTCAGTGGCTCGCTCAGTGGACCGGTGACCTTTGTTGTTGATGAAATCACCAATGCTATTCTTGTCCGCTCAAGCGGAACTGATTATCGCAAGGTACTGCCGGTAATCGAACGCCTTGACACCTACCCGAAGCAAGCTCTTATTGAAGTCACCATCGCCGAAATCCAACTGGATGAAAGCAATTCACTTGGCGTTGAGTGGCAGTATTTTGCCAAGAATGTCGGAGGCAGTCCTAATGCACAAAGCGGACTCAGTGTTGACTCTGGACTAGGTGTGGTCTCAGGTGGTAGCAGCCTGATCAGTTCAGGCTTGAGTTACGTGGTGGAAAATACCGATCGCTTTAAGGCGGCCTTGCGCGCTTATTCTGGGCAAAATCGCGTTAATGTTCTTTCTGCCCCACATATACTGGCTTCAGACAACCAGGAAGCCAAAATCGATATTGGTGATGAGGTGCCTATTGTTACCTCTGAATATCGGACAACAGAATCCTCTTCAACTGCCACGACCGTTGATAAAACCATCCAGTATCGTAATGTCGGCGTCATTTTGTCTGTAACTCCCCACATCAGTGAAAATGGCACCGTGCGTATGGAAATCTCGCAAGAGGTCAGTGAACTGTCACAAAAAACCGTCGAAGGTGTTGACTCACCGGTGTTCTCAAAACGCTCTGCCACAACTCAGTTGGCGGTCAATGACGGTCAGACCATTGTTATCGCCGGATTAATGCAGCAAACCGCCAGCAAGTCGTCTTCGGGGGTTCCCTTTCTGGCTCGTTTACCGTTGATCCGTTATCTTGTTGGCTATGATGGCCAGGATTTTGCGAGTACCGAGCTGATGATTTTTATCACGCCGCATGTTGTTTTAACCGGTGAAGACTCTGATTTTATCAGTCGTTCGTTTCTGAAACGTCTTGAAACCCTTCGTTCTGATATGGAACATTGATCTTTCGTGTCCGCATTGCAAGGTGATGGGCGGTTCTTTTTTGAAAGGATATTGAAGCAACCATGTTGATCCGTTTTTTTCTCGTCTGCTGCATTGTTTTGTCGACGTTCAGTTTTGCTTTGGCTGGGGATACCGACAAGGGTGGCGACACGCTGCGCCTTGTTCTTCTTGGCGGACAAAAAGACCAGATTCGTCCTTGTGGCTGACACAGTAAACAGGCGGGCGGTCTTGCCCGTCAGGCAGCAATTATGCAGCAGTTGGTCGCCGACTATGGCAGTGACCGGACACTCCGTCTCAATGCCGGAAATATGTTCAAGCGAGATGGTGAACTGGAAAAAAAACGCGCCGAGGTGATTCTCACTGCCTATGCGGCGATGGCCTATGATGTTTATGCCATTGGGCCGTTTGACGCGACTTTCGGTTTGTCATCACTGGAAACAATGGCTGCTGCCGTTGGGGTGACGCCGATCTGCTCAAATCTTATCGAAGGAGCCGCGCAAAGCATTGCCCCTTACCAACTGGTGGAAAAAGGCGGGCAGAGGATTCTGGTGACCAGCCTGGTTGACCCTTGGTTGAGCGATGTGGTTAAGAAGAAAAAAGGCATCTCTCTTCCTGTGTGTCCAGTGGAAGGAGTGCTGTCGCCCCTGTTTGAATCGGTGCCTCACGATGTGAGTATTGTCGTAGTCCAGACGGCAACAACCCATCTCGAAGACCTGTTGTCTGGCATTGGCGTTAAACCCGACCTCGTTGTCCTCGGCTATCAGGAAGGGGTGATCCCGCCAAAGACGTTGGACAACGGTTTGACGTATGTTGCGAATAATCTCAGTGGCAAAGTGCTGGCCTCCGTCGATTTTGTTGCCGGGGAAAAACCTTTAGATTTGGACAACTGGCAACACGTCACCTTGTCCATGGCTGACGTGGTTCCTGAGCCGAAGGTCGATCAACTGATTACGTCCCAGGAGCAATGGGAAAAGGACTTTCACCGCCGCAAAAGAAAAAGCAACAAAATTAATGTCGGTCGTGGCCCGTCCAACTTTTATCTCGGCGACGGCTGGTGTGTGCGCTGTCACCCGGAAATCAGCCGGTCGTGGAAACAAAGTCGTCATGCCCATGCCCTGGCAACGTTGCAGAATAAAGGTCGTGCTGATGATCCGCGCTGTTTGCCCTGTCATGTGACCGGGATGAAGCAGAACAATGAAGAGAGTCTGGTGGAAGAACAACGTATGGGGGGCGGGTTTACCTCATTAGAAATGACCCCCCACCTGGGCAATGTTCAGTGTGAGGCCTGCCATGGCCCCGGTAAGCTCCACGCTCGCAATCCCAAGCTGAATCCTCTGAGGAAGGGGGATGATACAGTCTGTCAACGCTGCCACACCGAAGACACCAGTCCAGGGTTTGTTTATCGTGAGAACGAGGTTCATTAAACATGGACTGAAAAAATAGAAAGGGACGTGGTGGCGGGCTGAAAACTTTTAAAAAAAACATGACGTTAAATTGATGTAAAAAAAAAGAACGCCCCTTCGAATAACAGTTTAAAACTCTTGACAACACAGGTTAAACTCGCATATAAGTTCACTACCTTGTGGTGTATATTTAACCCTAAGCAGATGCGTTGAGGAAAAAGTAAATAAATGAACTATGACTCGGCTCTTGATTGACGGGCGAAACTCTGTATAATACCACAAATGAAAATTGTGCAATTCCTGTTGTGTTTTGGTTCGATGTCCCGGCCGGGCCCAGCAGCACTTGTAGCCGGGTTCACTTCATAAACAGAAAAACAATCGAAAGACCTGCAAAAAAACGATTGGAAGGAGGTGTGGCCGGGAACAGACAAGCCGGGGGGGTTGTTTTTCACACAGCTGAATTACTGGAAAAAACCGTAGTCTTGAGGAGGGATCGTGCTAATGGGTAGCCGGTCTCAAAAAAAAACGTTACAAGGAGATGAAACATGAAATTTAGAATGATTGGCTTGTTGGCCCTGATGGCCACACTGGCTGCGGGTACCGCATTTGCGGCAAACCGCGTCGAGGTAAAAGTTACCTCGGAACCCATCGCTCAGTACGCAACGTGCGAAAAGGCTGGTGGTTACACCATGGAGTGGGATTCTGGTTCTACGATTCTTGGTGGTGATCAGCTCACTATTGACCTGCCGCTGAATGTGACCCTGTGCAACGATATCGACATCATGCTACCTTGGACTGATGCCGCTGGTGGTGTTCCTGGTGTTGATGCTGGTGACGACAACGGTGTGCCTCGGAATACACTTGCAGCATACGCTGCTGGTACTGCTGGTGCAGCTTTCAGCGGTGCACCTGTAGACGAAGCTGAGGACGCAGTATACTTCTACATTTCTGGTGACGCTGGTACTCAGCGTGTGACCATTAATGTTGTTGCAGTTGGTGGTGTTACTGGTATCACCGTCGGCGGTAACGCTGATGACGTCTTTACTCTTGAGTTTTTTGACCAGAACACTGATGGTATCTTTGTTGATGACGATGATGCTGATGCAGTCTATAACAATGCTGGCGTTATTGCTGACAATACCCGCTGCATCAACGTTTCTGCTTACAGCAATGAAACTGTTAAAGACAGCCTTGACTCCGCGGCTGACAAATACACCTTCATTCCTTCTGACCCTCAGGTTGCTCATATCGTAGCTGCTACCGGTTACAGCCTGTATGAGTGCGACAAAAATTCCGTTGGTCGCATCATTATGGGTGAAGCTGAGTACCAAGGTTCCGAGTCTTGCGTTTCTTTTGATTTTGAAGATGGTGATGGTTACTGCGCCAACACGCACTCCGCCAATAATGCTCTGATTATCAAAGCGACTGCAGATATGCCGATCACGGATTACAACGTTGAGTTGGAAATTTTGACTGATGGTGTTTACTGGTCGGATGAGACGGTTGATATGGCCAGCTACGAGGATGCAGCTAATGCGTGTGCAGGTACTAATTCTGTTGGTGATGATCTTGGCCTGACTCCGACGTATACTGATGCCGCAGGTGAGACTGAATCAGCTGCTGCTCCGCGTGCCAATGGTACTGAAGATTGCGACGTTGCTGACGGTAGCAAAGCGGTTACATTGTATCTTACTGGTACCTCTCCTGTTGGTGCAGATGCCCGTTACCTCGAAATTGACATGCCTGCATTCAACTACGATCTCGATGAAATTACTGCCGGTGATGAAGTTGAAGTTCGCGTTAAACTGAGCAAAGCACCTTGTGGCGAAATTATCGAAGACACCTTTGTTGTCGGTACCTTCGGCTGCATCGAAGCTGGCGTCAGCTATGACGTAACCTTCCCTTACTTCACTCAAATCACTGGTGATGCATTCTGGGATGGTATGGCGATCGTTAACCTGAGCGGTACTGCAGGTACTGCTGAGCTGACCATCTACGAAGCTGACGGTGACGTTTTCACTGCTAGCTATGATGTAGAGGCTCACGGCATGGTCGTTTTCAACACTTCTGACCTGCTCAGCACTGCTACTGGTAGCGGTACTCTGGGTGATGCTCGCTTCTACGTAGAAGTTGAAGCAGACTTCAACGTTGACGGCTTCGCTATGATGGCGAACTCCGCAACTGGCGAGTCCATGGGCTATCTGCCCCGCAAATAAGATCTTTCGCTAGATCTTGGTAAAACATGAAAAAGGGGGGCCTTCCGGGTCCCCCTTTTTTGTTTGTTTTGACTTTCGCATGATGATAGTGTTTGCGCCTATAGTTATCTTTCTTAACGGTTCTGTCTTTGTTATCTTTAACCGAAACAGCCATAGGACATAATGATGATTCACACGATGAAGCACATGTTCAGTGCAGGTGTTTTAATGTCGCTGATGTTTTTTTCTTCGGCTCATGCTGAAACCGGTGTTGCCACTCGCACGGCTTGGAGCGGCTATTGGTGGCCTTATAATTATGGTGGTTTGGCGACCGGTTATGATTATCGTGGCAACCCTGCTCCGCTTGAAAAATACGAACTTCTTGTCGATGGCTACCTGAGCGGTCGGCTTGTCGATCCGTATCTCGACCGTTATTATGATGCCGAGGCTCCGGGATGGCATGGCCTGTGTTACGCCTGGGCGGCTGCCAGCAGTTCTGAATCCGAGCCCTCCCGCCCGTCTGTGCATGACAATATCCTGTTTCGTGTCGGTGACAAAAAAGGGTTGTATACCCTGGCACACACCAATGACGTCAATCTCACCGCGGAAGGGGATAAGCCGCAAATCTTCCACCAATGGCTGACGGAAAAAATTGGCCGGCAGAAACTGATTTTTTATGCCGATCTGGATGCCTCCGAAGAGATTTGGTCTTATCCCATTTACGCGTATACGATGGAGGTGGGTGAGCGGATTGGAGATCAACAGGATGTCGATGTTACGATCACCTATGCTGGAGATTTTGTCACGCGCGACTTTATCGGCACTGATATCTATCATCAACGGTATACCTATACGCTCTATTATAACGAAGCCAATGAACTTATTGATGGTGAATGGACCGGCGATAGTATTACGGATCATCCCCAGCGGATGACTCTGGTGCAGCAACAGCGAAGTAAGATAGATGGTGTTGACATGACATTGTTGCGATCTATTGGCAGTGCCATCGACGATGAACTGGAGGACCAAAACGAAGTACCATTATCACCGGGAACCTGGCAATTGATCAGTCTGGATGACGATCTGTACACGCTTTCGGGGCGTGATGGCGATGTCTTGAAGATTGATGCGATTAAATTACCCGGACCGGAAAATCCATTAATTTTTACAGTGATGGATAGTAGAAATACAGTTCTCGACAGCTTTACCTTGGATGACGAGAAAGAATCCATTTCATGGACAATCAGCGGTGATGTTACTGATACTTATCATCTGCTCGTTGAACAGGAGAACTATTCAGAAGCTGATTTTTATCAGCTTGATATCAATATTTTTGGCGCGGAGAACCAGCAGTTGCTGCCGTATATTCCGGCGAACGGTTGGTGGAACGGCCTGGCTTTAACCAATATGACGTCCGTTGACGAGGATAAACTTTGTCTGACCAGCCTTGACGAAAACGGACGTGCGCTCGAGAGTCACATCGCCCAGCAGGCTCTTGAGGGACAGCGAAAAATCGTTACGTTATTTGATAACCTGCCGTCTCGACTCCATGAACAATCTACGCGTCAGTCGTTGTTGATTTATGCCTCGGACGCGGTCGCCACGGTCAATCTATTTGGCGGTGTTGATACGGGACTGGGGGGATTCTTTTCTTCGGACATCGCTCAGTCCGATCATCTGATTTTGCCGTTGTCGCGTGCAGATTGGCGAGAAACAGTGTGGGGCGGTGTCCTGAATCGTGGGGATGAGGATCAAACGCTAACTTTCTCATTTTATTCAGCTATGGGCGAACTCGTCGCGACTGAACGTGTTGAGTTGGACGCCGGTGCCAAAGTGATGCTTGGTTCGCTTTCCAGTTGGAGTAAACGGGCGGCAGGCGGCTGGATTGATGTGACCGCGGACAATAACGAGGCCTCGCTTGAGGCTTATCAGATCTGGCGCTCTATTTCCAACTTGGCCCGTGTTGAAGGTTTGCGTGGTTTGACAGAGTCACGAGAACAATGGTTGCCTCATGTTGAAGATAGTGGTTTCTGGTCAACAAAGTTGACGTTGGTTAATCCGCAAAGCGTCTCGATTAATATTGCTTTGACGCTGTGTGGTCAAGAAGGTGTCTTAGGGGCTGCTTCAGCTGCTGTTTTGACGTTGTCTCCGCATGAAAAGCGTACCATGACGCTTACCGAGGTTTTTCCAACTGGGGCGGCGGTATTACCTTACTGCGGAGTCAAACTTGCCTCCGCTCAACAATTCTCCGGTTATGTTTCTTATGATTCCGCTGAAGACTTGGCTTGTTTGCCTCTGATTCAATCCCACCAGCTCTCGTCGCAATTATGTTTGCCGCACCTTGCTGAAGGATATGATTGGTGGACGGGGGTTGTTTTGTTTAACCCCCAAGCCCTGCCGGTAAATGTCACTGTGACACCGGTGGATATGGAGGGCGATATCCGAGCTGACCTGCAGCAGATGATCGTATTGTCCAGCGGGGAAAAACAGGCTTTCACCTTAGGGCAGTATTGGACCGGAGACGAGATTTCCCAGTTTTCCCATGTTGTATGTAAAAGTGATGGCGGTGAATCAATAGGGGGCATGTTTCTGTTCGGGCGTTTTGGTGTGCAGCAAGTTACTGGGAGCCTGTTGTCGGTCGTTCCTGCAGAATGATCTGATCCTTTCTTAACATCGTGACGGGATTTTGTCATGAAGCTCGCGAAAAATTATCGATTTGACAGCAACACAATGGCCAGTGTTTTTTTGTGGCTGATGGCCATCGCGATTCTTCTCCTGCGCTATGGATTACCGACAAGGGATGGAGATATCTGGTTTCATCTGGCTTATGGGCGCTACTTTGTCGAACATGGAACATTGACCCTGGACCACGGAATTTTTTCGTGGACACCTGCGGCAAATGACGTAGTCTATTGTGCTTGGCTCTCTCAAATTGTTTTTTATCTGCTGTATCAGCTTGCCGGATTGAAAATTCTTTTTGTTGTTCGTTATGCTGGAATTGCCAGTTTTCTCGTTGGTTTGGGATGGTTTGCTCACCGCAAAAATTGTTTGCGGCATCCTGTCGTTCCACTTGTTGGCGCACTGGGGATTTACAGTGTGCTTGCTGCCGCATTCATCAAACCAGAGCTTTTTTCCTTTGTGTTCTTTACGGCCTATGTTTTGCTTTGGTGGCTGATAAAGACGACTCAACAAGTTAATGCTTACCGTCTTTGTTACCTGTTTCCACTTTTGATGCTGATCTGGGTCAATTGTCATGGTGTTTTTTTGTTCGGCCTTTTTTTTCTGGTTGTAGTCAGCAGCGGAGAATGGCTGAATTCTTTCTTTTCGACCTCTTCAAAACTTGCCTCCAAAGTCCGCTATCATCTTTATGCGGCAACCTTACTCAGTTTTTTGCTCACGTTAGCAACACCCTATGGATTTGGTTACCACCAACACCTTTTCCGTCAACTTGTTTTGACTCGCTTGCAAGCGGGTGGCGGCGAGGAGCTTTATAATTTTATTTTTGCCTATCACTCCGTTTGGAATCAAACTGATCTGCTGGTGACGACAGGAATCCTCTTTGCCATATTTTCAGTATTTTTGCTGCGTCGTCTACGTGAGAGGCATGTTGATTTCAGCATCATTTTTACTGTAATTGCTTTTGGTGTCTTGTTTTTTTGGATGATGCGTACGACCTATCTGTTGATTCCTGTCCTTGCCTTTGGTTGTGTCGGCTTGATGAGAGGTGTTGTCGATGGGGGAGGGTTATGTCGATTAAAGCAACGGATCGTCACCATCGTCTGTACAATAGCCGTTTTGTCTATTTTTTCCGCGACGGTATGGCTTGTCCGTTATAAACAAGTCGTTCCTCTGTGGAGTGGTTTTGGGATCCGTTATAATTCCGGTCCGGTAAGTACCGCGGAATATATCCAAAAATATTTTCCGGATCTCAGGTTGGGAAATACCTACAATAGTGGCGCTTATTTCTTGTGGTCTCTTTGGCCGCAAACGCAGGTCATGATAGATGCCAGGCGTTTTCCCTATGAGGCATGGCTCCCTAAATATGTGGACAATGCTGATAACGGAGATTTCATCGCCTTGACGGAATCTTTTCCGGCGGATCAGTGGTTTGTTGATTTGGGGTATCCGATCTTGATTCTCAAGTTTTACGCTTCTTCACAGTGGCAACTGGCCCACTGGGACAAGGGGGGGGCTCTCTTTGTTAAAAAAGATATTCCATTACCTGAGGTACCAGTGTTTACACCCGATTCTCTTGATCTGCGCAATTTCAGCCAGGCAAAAATAGCCTTTCTTCTTCTCATGGATATGGGTAAGGTCAACATTGCTGATCAGGTTTTGGAAAATATTAAACAAAGATTTACTTCCTGGTACTTTGAGGAGAAAATCGCAAAGCTTGAACGATATATCAAGTCTGTAATCGCGTTACAGAATGGGGACCTGGACAACGTCATTTCCCTGTTGGGAACAGAACGGGACAATGATGCAAGAATGAATCTCATTCTTTCCAAGGCGTATAACGGTTTGGCTCTTCAAAAATGGATGCAATCACAATGGCATGATGCACTGACCTACGTTAGGAGGGTCTCTGTTCTACGTTCTCAGGATCCCGTTGCCTTATATAATCTTGGTGTCGCGGAATGGTATGTCTCCCGCTCCTCTTTCGAAACATCCCGTCAGCAGGCTCTTTCTCTAACGCTTTTAGTGCCCCAGCAGGATCGCTGGCAAAAAACGTTGAAGCATTTTATTGAAATGGTCCGAGCGCGACCCAAGGGATACGAGCCTGCGATCAATGTTGCCGTGAAGATTTTGCGTCATGACTATCATCAGGTGCCGCCCTTGATGAAGCAGTAGCTTTCCCAGAACGCGACTGCTCCACGGGAGCGCTTTCAATGACGCTTTGTATGCTTCGGACGCTTTTTTACGTCGGGGGAAGAATTGAAATAGACCGTATCGACAGTTTTTTGCCCTGCATCTCTGAGGTCTTTAAATGATAGAGCAGGAATAAGGGCCTGACCAGAATGGCACGAGTTTAAGCAGGATTTGCGTAAAAACAGAACTGTCCATAGGTGCAAATGAGAACAGCCCCAATAGCCTGAAATTATAACAGTTTGTGCCGGAAAAACTCTCGGACTGTTCGATGTACAGAAGTCCTTAACTGTGTTGAGAAATCTTTTAAACTAGCGCCATTCGGGACTGACCAGTTTTTTATACCCCCTCCTCACAAAGGGAAGAAAATGTCCTGTGGAGAGCCTTTATGCCATCGTCAATGATTTCAGTGGTTGTCCCTGTTTATAACAGTGAAAATAGCTTGGTGTCGCTTTATGAACGTACGGAGAGGGTTTTTGCTGCGCTGAATCGCCCTTATGAGCTGCTTCTGGTTGAAGATTGCGGTCAGGATGATAGCTGGGAGGTTATGTTGCGTTTAAAGCGGGAGCATAAACAGGTTCGAATCGCGCGGCTCTCGCGGAACTTTGGCCAGCATAATGCTCTATTGTGTGGATTTTCAATGGCCCGTGGTGAACTGATCGTGACCATGGATGATGATCTGCAAAACCCGCCGGAGGAGATTCCCAAGTTGATCACGGCGATTGAGGAGCGTGATGTCGATGTTGTACACGGAATTGCCCAGCAACGGCAACACTCATGGATCAAAAATATCGGCAGTTCTGTCTATCATCGCTTTCTTAGTTGGCAGTACAAAGGCCTTCCAGATGCACCACTGAGCAATTTCCGAATTGCCCGAAGAAAAGTGATTGAGGATATCTGCCAGTTCAGGTCACCAAATCCTGCTGTCGGGCTGCTGTTGCTTAACGTGACCCGCAGTATGGCCTCCATTCCCGTTGAACATCATCCGAGGCAATACGGGCGGAGTACCTACTCTCTTAGCGCGTTGATCCGTTTTTTCTTTAATGGGATCATTTACAATACGGACCTGCCCTTGAAAGCCGTGTTTTGCTT encodes the following:
- the gspD gene encoding type II secretion system secretin GspD — encoded protein: MNSFEKVDVSMNDLIPRLLHNTLTVVCCTLILTLLSSCSLLKPTARDLASAPLLEIEKPQTKKVRDAAISGEDQGRAENESLEKLQQDMKTLEEREEAFNYKLTTMMRSNAVPTSFEQSPQGSSLKRVTGRQEIACHFDNADLLEVVRLFMQEYLNADFLIYPGVEGSVTMEVERSMTMDEIRHLLDGVLQINRMTMFYQDDRWHIMPLEEAPIALGQERLLLPGADHVVRGQIIQAYTLRYITASELVKVIAPYLTKGAQVYAHESSGVLLVCDYPHVQAKIDKLIQLFDVGPFAGTHMKVFWPQYVLADELVKELDALAESVSLAAGTDTSANSSLSFVAMPRLNLLLAMSRDSESLEFVDLWVNELDREIPTVLQQNQEEGIYIYSVKNGMATDIVTVLEGLFGEGNTTAAADSKGKDENLPSGVQLTRLSSGIDKNKTTQKTAGPGAVSGSLSGPVTFVVDEITNAILVRSSGTDYRKVLPVIERLDTYPKQALIEVTIAEIQLDESNSLGVEWQYFAKNVGGSPNAQSGLSVDSGLGVVSGGSSLISSGLSYVVENTDRFKAALRAYSGQNRVNVLSAPHILASDNQEAKIDIGDEVPIVTSEYRTTESSSTATTVDKTIQYRNVGVILSVTPHISENGTVRMEISQEVSELSQKTVEGVDSPVFSKRSATTQLAVNDGQTIVIAGLMQQTASKSSSGVPFLARLPLIRYLVGYDGQDFASTELMIFITPHVVLTGEDSDFISRSFLKRLETLRSDMEH
- a CDS encoding multiheme c-type cytochrome, producing the protein MQQLVADYGSDRTLRLNAGNMFKRDGELEKKRAEVILTAYAAMAYDVYAIGPFDATFGLSSLETMAAAVGVTPICSNLIEGAAQSIAPYQLVEKGGQRILVTSLVDPWLSDVVKKKKGISLPVCPVEGVLSPLFESVPHDVSIVVVQTATTHLEDLLSGIGVKPDLVVLGYQEGVIPPKTLDNGLTYVANNLSGKVLASVDFVAGEKPLDLDNWQHVTLSMADVVPEPKVDQLITSQEQWEKDFHRRKRKSNKINVGRGPSNFYLGDGWCVRCHPEISRSWKQSRHAHALATLQNKGRADDPRCLPCHVTGMKQNNEESLVEEQRMGGGFTSLEMTPHLGNVQCEACHGPGKLHARNPKLNPLRKGDDTVCQRCHTEDTSPGFVYRENEVH
- a CDS encoding DUF5719 family protein, which produces MSLMFFSSAHAETGVATRTAWSGYWWPYNYGGLATGYDYRGNPAPLEKYELLVDGYLSGRLVDPYLDRYYDAEAPGWHGLCYAWAAASSSESEPSRPSVHDNILFRVGDKKGLYTLAHTNDVNLTAEGDKPQIFHQWLTEKIGRQKLIFYADLDASEEIWSYPIYAYTMEVGERIGDQQDVDVTITYAGDFVTRDFIGTDIYHQRYTYTLYYNEANELIDGEWTGDSITDHPQRMTLVQQQRSKIDGVDMTLLRSIGSAIDDELEDQNEVPLSPGTWQLISLDDDLYTLSGRDGDVLKIDAIKLPGPENPLIFTVMDSRNTVLDSFTLDDEKESISWTISGDVTDTYHLLVEQENYSEADFYQLDINIFGAENQQLLPYIPANGWWNGLALTNMTSVDEDKLCLTSLDENGRALESHIAQQALEGQRKIVTLFDNLPSRLHEQSTRQSLLIYASDAVATVNLFGGVDTGLGGFFSSDIAQSDHLILPLSRADWRETVWGGVLNRGDEDQTLTFSFYSAMGELVATERVELDAGAKVMLGSLSSWSKRAAGGWIDVTADNNEASLEAYQIWRSISNLARVEGLRGLTESREQWLPHVEDSGFWSTKLTLVNPQSVSINIALTLCGQEGVLGAASAAVLTLSPHEKRTMTLTEVFPTGAAVLPYCGVKLASAQQFSGYVSYDSAEDLACLPLIQSHQLSSQLCLPHLAEGYDWWTGVVLFNPQALPVNVTVTPVDMEGDIRADLQQMIVLSSGEKQAFTLGQYWTGDEISQFSHVVCKSDGGESIGGMFLFGRFGVQQVTGSLLSVVPAE
- a CDS encoding glycosyltransferase family 2 protein, with amino-acid sequence MPSSMISVVVPVYNSENSLVSLYERTERVFAALNRPYELLLVEDCGQDDSWEVMLRLKREHKQVRIARLSRNFGQHNALLCGFSMARGELIVTMDDDLQNPPEEIPKLITAIEERDVDVVHGIAQQRQHSWIKNIGSSVYHRFLSWQYKGLPDAPLSNFRIARRKVIEDICQFRSPNPAVGLLLLNVTRSMASIPVEHHPRQYGRSTYSLSALIRFFFNGIIYNTDLPLKAVFCLGLSSLFLSMVLGGFYLCRYLLGYVDVSGWTTLVLVLLFFSGIGMFSLGLVGEYLTRILQEVNGVPQYIVRDKEE